Sequence from the Streptomyces sp. NBC_00358 genome:
GGGGTGGCCCCCGGCCGACAGGCCGTCCCGCAGGGGCTCCAGTGCCGCGGGCACGCCTTCCAGGAGTTCGCGCAGTACGGGAATCGTGGGGAAGCGGTCGTGCACGGCCCGGTAGGGACCGAGCAACTGGGCGAGGGCCGTGGCGGCGCGCCGGACGTCGACGCCGTCGACGCTCCCGACCAGTCCCTCGGCGAGAAAGGCCGCCGCCTCGTCGGGGTCCTCGCAGTCGGCGTACAGGTCCAGATCGTGGATCGACGCGGGATCGCCGAGCTTCACGACGACGTCGTACGACGTGTCCGGACCCACCGGTGCTCCGGCGGCGGCCACCACGACCACGGCACACCGTGCGGTCAGGGCCTGGAGCCCGAGCGATTCGACGACCGGCCGGACGAGGTGGCGGGTCTTCCCGGAACCCGCCGGTCCGACCGCGAGGAGCGAGGTGCCGAGCGTCGCCGGGTCGAGTGCGGCACCCGCGCCGGAGTAGGCGAGCGGGGTGCGTTCCCGGGAGACCCACCGGCCGAGGCGTACCTGGGAGGCGAGCAGGTCGTGCGAGGCGGCGCGGGCGGGCAGGTCGCGGGCTCCGGACGGATGGGCCCAGGCCGCGGCGCCCCGCCGCAGCACGGTGTCGCTGAAGACGGCGAGCCGTCCGTCCCGCTTCGCCGTGGTCCAGGCCCGCAGAATCCGCGCGCAGTCCACGTCGTTCATCCGCCCGGTGAGCATCTCGGAGGACAGCAGTTCCGCCGCCTTGAGCTGTCCGGTCGCCCGCAGTTCGGGCCATTCGGACAACGGGGCGGACGGGTCCCGGGGCTCGGCCGGGGGCGCCGCGGCTCCCGCCGGGGCCCGCCGGGAGCGGAACCGGTCCCGGGCGAGCGGCCACCAGCCGCCGAGCTGGGCGAAGGGCAGCAGGACCAGCACGGTGATCACGGTGTAGATGCCGTAACTGACCGTCAGGGACTGAAAGATCTCGTGGCCGCCGGCGAGCAGGGCCACCAGGGAGAACACCGGATCGACGATCGGCAGGGGGTCCCATCCCACGCCCGGGAAGGCGTCCGGCCAGACGAACGTCAGGGTCAGCAGGGCCGCCAGGGCGGCGATCACCGCCCGGCCGGGCTGCGCGCGCCGGACCACGAAGTGCTGGGCGACCTCGCGCCAGCTCCCGAGACGTCCCATGCCGTAGATCAGCACGCCGAAGAAGAGGCCGTCGTAGACGACCCGGGCGTCCACGCCCTGCCAGGACTTCGGCGCCGTCGTCCCGCCCCACCACCAGTCGTCCGGGGTGAACAGCTTCAGCACGACCAGTTGGTAGGGAACGGCCCCGCGGCGCCACAGCGACCAGACGATCAGTCCGATGAGCAGGGGGATCACCAGTCCGACGATCGTCACGCCGGAGAGCCGTCTGCGCTCCTTCGGCGGCCGTGGGGCGACATAGCCGTACCGCCAGATTCCCAGGGCGGCGTCGGGGCGGGGCGCGTCGAGCCAGTCGCGTACGGCCGGCCGGGGCGCGGGGTGCTGTCCCGGCACGGTCGGCGGTCCCGAGGGCCGGGGCGGGGGCGGGGCACCGCCGGGAACCCCCGGGGGTGCGGCCGGACGAGGCACGGGATCGGCATGAGTGCCACGTGCGTCGCGCGTACCGTCGAAGTCCATCGTGTGCGCCCCCTGACCAGCCAGTCCGCTTGTCACTCTCAGCCCAATCTAGTGGTCCCGCGGGGCGAGTTCACCGTTTACACGGCCGGTCCGCCCAGGGACCGGAGCGCCGCGCCACCGCTCCTCCCCTTCCACCGCCGTGTCCACCCCGCGTCCATCGCTATGTCCATCACGGACAACGGATTCCTCCGACAACGCCCACATGGCGCATGCCGACCTCCCCTCCTCGGCTCTAGCCTGCGAAGAAAGAAGGCAAGCGTCCGAAAACACCCCCGCCCGGACCACCCCCCGTCGCCGGGGAGGGTCCGGTACGCAAGATCATCAGGGAGCCCCTCATGACCGCACTTCCGCAGGAGCGCCGCGTCGTCACCGCCATTCCCGGCCCGAAGTCGCAGGAACTGCAGGCCCGACGCCTGGCCACGGTCGCGGCCGGTGTGGGGTCGGTGCTCCCTGTCTTCACCACGCGCGCGGGCGGCGGGATCATCGAGGACGTCGACGGCAACCGCCTCATCGACTTCGGCTCCGGCATCGCCGTGACGTCGGTCGGCGCGAGCGCCGAGGCCGTCGTGCGCCGGGCCTCCGCGCAGCTCCAGGACTTCACCCACACCTGCTTCATGGTCACGCCGTACGAGGGGTACGTCGCCGTCGCCGAGGCGCTCGCCGAGCTGACCCCGGGCGACCACGCCAAGAAGTCCGCCCTGTTCAACTCGGGTGCCGAGGCCGTCGAGAACGCCGTCAAGATCGCCCGCGCCTACACCAAGCGCCAGGCCGTCGTCGTCTTCGACCACGGCTACCACGGCCGTACGAACCTCACGATGGCGCTGACCGCCAAGAACATGCCGTACAAGAACGGCTTCGGTCCGTTCGCGCCCGAGGTCTACCGCGTGCCGGTGGCCTACGGCTACCGCTGGCTGACCGGCCCGGAGAACGCCGGCGCCGAGGCGTCCGCGCAGGCCATCGACATGATCAACAAGCAGATCGGCGCGGACAACGTCGCCGCGATCATCATCGAGCCGGTGCTCGGCGAGGGCGGCTTCATCGAGCCCGCGAAGGGCTTCCTGCCCGCCATCAGCCAGTTCGCCAAGGAGAACGGCATCGTCTTCGTCGCGGACGAGATCCAGTCCGGCTTCTGCCGCACCGGTCAGTGGTTCGCCTGCGAGGACGAGGGCATCGTCCCGGACCTGATCACGACCGCCAAGGGCATCGCGGGCGGTCTGCCGCTCGCCGCCGTGACCGGCCGCGCCGAGATCATGGACGCCGCGCACTCGGGCGGCCTCGGCGGCACCTACGGCGGCAACCCGGTGGCCTGCGCCGGTGCGCTCGGCGCCATCGAGACGATGAAGGAGCTCGACCTCAACGCCAAGGCGAAGCACATCGAGTCGGTCATGAAGACCCGCCTCGGCGCCATGGCCGAGAAGTTCGACATCATCGGCGAGGTCCGCGGGCGTGGCGCCATGATCGCGATCGAGCTGGTCAAGGACCCCGCCACCAAGGAGCCGAACGCGGAGGCGGCCGGCGCGCTGGCCAAGGCCTGCCACCAGGAGGGCCTGCTGGTCCTGACCTGTGGCACCTACGGCAACGTCCTCCGCTTCCTGCCGCCGCTGGTCATCGGCGAGGACCTCCTCAACGAGGGCCTCGACATCATCGAGCAGGCCTTCTCGCGCATCTGACGCCCGAGACGCCGAGGCACCGGAATCCGGGAAACCGCCCACGGGCGGGTTCCGCTCGGGCTCCGGTGCCTCGGCGTTCCGCGTCGGGCGTGTGAAGAAGGTGTGCGAGGTGCATGACGGGACGCGATTCCGTCTGTCGGAGCCGGACCCCCTGCCGTAGGTTCTAACCAGATCAGCGATCCATCCCGCCCACAGGGGACTGTGGGTGGCACCCGGTCGAGGCTCCCCCAGCTTCGCCCTGGCCGTGCCCTCGCGCACACACCCGGAGCCCCGGCTCCGGTGCTCCTCACCGATCGGACGGTCGCCCGCCCCAAACCCCCCGGGGCGCGCGGCGTTCCGGTCCGGTCGGCCGCCTCGGAACCACCCCCCCTGTTCCGGGGCGGCCGACCCTCCTTCCTCGGCCGGGCCCCTTCTTCCGGCGCCGTTGCAGGTGGCTGTGCCGCGACAGCGTCGGACGATGGCAGGCTGTCCCCCATGCCCCGCACGCCCTTCCTGTTCGGCCTGCCCGCCCTCGGCTTCCTGATCGTCACCTGGCAGGTCGTGGCGGACGGCCCGCTCCTGCGCCTGGACGAGCGGCTCAGCGGAGCCCTCGTCCACCCCGACCGGCTCTCCGAGTCGCTCGCCGACCTGGGCAGCGTCCAGGTGGCGGTTCCCCTCCTCGCCCTCACGCTGATGTACGTCGCGTGGCGGGGCCGTGCCATCGGCCTGGACCGGTGGTGGCTGCCCCCGGCCGCCGCCGCGGTCCTGATGGCCCTCGTCCCCGCGGTGATCGTCCCGCTGAAGGAACTCGTCGCCCGGCCGGGCCCCCCGGTCATGGGACCCGGCACCGGCTTCTATCCCTCGGGGCACACCGCCACCGCCGCCGTCGCGTACGGCGCCTCGGCACTGCTCCTCCTGCCCCTGCTGCGCGCCGCGGTCGCCCGCCGCGCGGTACTGACCGTGTGCCTGGTCCTGAACGCGTGCGTGGCCTTCGGTCTGATCCGGCGCGGCTACCACTGGCCACTGGACGTGGTGGCCAGTTGGTGCCTGTGCGCGGTGCTGCTCTGCTCCCTGCGGCTCTTCCTCAGCCGAAGTACGCGTCGAAGTTGTGCGAGAACTCCCAGCCTCCGAACCGGTCCCAGTTGACCGACCACGTCATCAGGCCGCGCAGGCCCGGCCAGGTGCCGTGGGTCGCGTACGAGCCGCAGTTGGTCTTCTTGGTGAGGCAGTCGAGCGTCTTGGTGACCTCGGCCGGGGCCACGTAGCCGTTGCCGGCGTTGGTGGTCGCGGGCATGCCGATGGCTATCTGGTCGGGGCGCAGCGGCGGGAAGACGTTGCCCGCGTCACCCGCGACCGGGAAGCCCGTCAGGAGCATGTCGGTCATCGCGATGTGGAAGTCGGCGCCGCCCATGGAGTGGTACTGGTTGTCGAGGCCCATGATCGAGCCGGAGTTGTAGTCCTGGACGTGCAGGAGGGTCAGGTCGTCGCGCAGGGCGTAGATCACCGGGAGGTAGGCACCGGCGCGCGGGTCCTGGCCTCCCCACTTCCCGGTCCCGTAGTACTGGTACCCGAGCTGGACGAAGAAGGTCTCCGGGGCCATGGTCAGCACGAACTTCGAGCCGTACCTGGCCTTCAGGGTCTTCAGGGCCGAGATGAGGTTGACGATCACCGGCGTGGTCGGGCTCTTGAAGTTCGTGTCGCTCGCGTCCAGGGAGAGCGAGTGGCCCTCGAAGTCGATGTCCAGGCCGTCCAGGCCGTAGGTGTCGATGATCTTCGAGACCGAGGAGACGAAGGTGTCGCGGGCGGCCGTGGTGGTGAGCTGGACCTGGCCGTTCTGGCCGCCGATCGAGATCAGCACCTTCTTGCCGGCCGCCTGCTTGGCCTTGATCGCGGCCTTGAAGTCGGCGTCGCTCTCCACCGTGGGGCACTCGGTGACCGGGCAGCGGTTGAAGCGGATGTCGCCCGAGGTGGCGGAGGTCGGTTCGCCGAAGGCCAGGTCGATGACGTCCCAGCTGTCGGGTACGTCGGCCATGCGCGTGTAGCCGGCGCCGTTGGCGAAGCTCGCGTGGAGGTAGCCGACGAGCGCGTGCGCGGGCAGGTCGGAGGAACCTCCGCCGCCCCCGCCGGAGCCCGCCGGGGTGGTCGCGGTGACCGTGGCCGACTTCGCCGACTCGCCCGCCGCGTTCGTCGCCGCGACCTGGAAGGAGTACGCGGTGGAGGCGGACAGACCGCTCACGGTCGTCGAGTTGCCGGTGGCCGTCTGGACCTTCGCTCCGTCGCGGTACACGGAGTAGCCGGTCGCGCCGGGCACCGCCGTCCAGGACAGGGCGGCCGACGAGGAGGTGACCGTGCCGACCGTCAGACCGGTGGGCGCGGCAGGCGGCTGGCCGGCGTCGACGCCGGGGCCGGTCAGCGAGAGGTCGTCGGCGTAGTAGGCGCCCGTGCCGTACCAGCCGTGCGTGTAGATCGTGACCTGGGTGGTGGCGGCGCCGGTGCGGAAGGTGGTGCTCAGTTGCTGCCAGTCGGTGGCGGACGGGGTCCAGGTGCTGACGTCGGTCGTGCCGGTGCCGGTCGCGCCGAGGTAGACGTATCCGCCGCGGACGTATCCGGAGAGGGTGTACTGCGCGTCGGGTTTCACCGTCACGGTCTGCGAGCACTGCGCGTAGTCGCTGCCGGCCGGGGTCGCCATCAGCGCCGAACCACCGCTGTGTACCGGTGAGTTGACGGTGGTCGCGGCTGTGCAGGTCCAGCCGCTCAGGCCCGACTCGAAGCCGCCGTTGCGGGCGAGGTCCGCGTCGGCCGCGCGGGCCGCCGACGAGAGCGCGACCAGGCCGGGTACGGCCAGGACGGTGGCCGCGCACCCGGCGAGAAGCCTCCGGCGGTGGCGGGCGGACGGTCTGTTGTGTCTGGTGCGTTCCACGACTGCCTCCGGGCATGGGGGAGTTGGAGGATGGAGCGCGCCCAACTTGGTCCAGACCAATTCGCTTGTCAAGCCCTCCGGCAGGCAAGGGACTTCGAGCAGCGGCCGGGCCGGACCGCGTACGGTCGCCGGACCCGGCTTCCCGCGGGCGCCGGGCCGGACCGCGGACGGCCGTCCGGCCCGGCCGCTCAGCGCCGTCGGTCCTCGTTCCCGGCGAGGCCCGCCGCGGCCTCGTGCATGGCCAGTTCGAGCAGGGCCGGGTCGGTGAGCGTGCCCGAGCCGTCCGGCGGGACCAGCCAGCGGACCCCTCCGGTCGACCGTCCCGGGTACGGCACCACGATCCAGGTGCCGTGGCCCGCCGTGCGCACCCCCGTACCGAGCCACCGGGCCGCGGTGCCCGCGGGCACGAAGAAGCCCATCCGGGCGTCGCCGAAGTCGACGAGCACCGGCCCGGGCTGGTCGATCACCCGGGTCAGTACGTCCAGGGTCGGATAGCCGAGCTCGCCCGGCAGGATCAGGACGTCCCAGGCCTTCCCCGCGGGCAGCAGCGCGATCCCCCGCGGATTGCGCTCCCACTCCCAGCGGCAGGCCTCGGGATCCGGAGCCACGGATGCCAGCCACTCGACCGCCGCCTTGGGCCCTGTCATGACGGAACCTCCCTCTCGTGTCGACGCCGGTCGCGTCACAGTGGAGAGGGAGGTCCCGGCCGGTCATTACGCGGGTTCCGGCAACCAATTGACAAAAATTCAGCACACGCGGCCGGCGAGCGAGGTACGCCGCCGGGTCACGTCCGGACGCGAGCGCCCTCAGCTGTCGAAGCCGAGGCCCAGCCTGTCCATCGACCTCAGCCACAGATTGCGCCGGCCGCCGTGCGCGTCCGCCCGTGCCAGCGACCACTTGGTGAGCGCGATACCGGTCCAGGCGAAGGGCTCGGGCGGGAACGGCAGCGGCTTCCTGCGGACCATCTCCAGCTCGGTGCGTTCGGTGCGCTCCCCCGCCAGCAGGTCGAGCATCACGTCGGCGCCGAAGCGGGTGGCGCCCACGCCGAGGCCCGTGTAGCCCGCCGCGTACGCGACCTTGCCCTGGTGGGCGCTGCCGAAGAACGCCGAGAACCGCGAGCAGGTGTCGATCGCGCCGCCCCAGGCGTGCGAGAAGCGGACGCCCTCCAGTTGCGGGAAGCAGGTGAAGAAGTGCCCGGCGAGCTTGGCGTACGTCTCGGGGCGGTCGTCGTGCTCGGCGTTCAGCCGGCCGCCGTACGGGTAGATCGCGTCGTAGCCGCCCCACAGGATCCGGTTGTCGGCCGACAGCCGGAAATAGTGGAACTGGTTGGCCGAGTCGCCGAGTCCCTGGCGGTTCTTCCAGCCGACGGAGGCCAGCTGGTCGGCGGTGAGCGGCTCGGTCATCAGCGCGTAGTCGTAGACCGGGACGGTGTACGGGCGGACGCGCTTGACCAGGTTGGGGAAGATGTTGGTGCCGAGGGCCACCCGGCGGGCGCGGACCGAGCCGTACGGCGTGCGGACGGCCATTCCGGCGCCGGACGGCTTCAGCGCGAGGGCGGGTGTGTGTTCGTAGACCCGCACTCCGAGGGACTTGCAGGCCCGCTTCAGACCCCACGCCAGCTTCGCCGGATGGAGCATGGCGACCCCGCGGCGGTCGTGCAGCCCGGCCAGGAAGGTCGGGGAGTCGACCTGTTCCCGTACCGCGTCGGTGTCGAGGAACTCGATGCCCTCGGCGAGGCCCCTGCGTTCCAGTTCCTGGTGCCACTCGCGCAGTTCGGCCGCCTGATGCGGCTCGGTGGCGACGTCGATCTCACCGCTGCGCTCGAAGTCGCAGTCGAGGGAGTAGCGGGCGACGGCCGCCTCGATCTCGTCGAGGTTGCGGGCGCCCAGCTCCTCCAGTTTCGCGATCTCGTCCGGCCAGCGGGTGAGCCCGTTGGACAGACCGTGGGTGAGGGAGGCGGCGCAGAAGCCGCCGTTGCGGCCCGAGGCGGCCCAGCCCACCTCGCGGCCCTCCACCAGGACGACATCCCGCCCGGGGTCGCGCTCCTTGGCGATCAGCGCGGTCCACAGTCCGCTGTAGCCTCCGCCGACGACCAGCAGATCGCAGGTCTCGGCGCCGGTGAGGGCGGGCTCGGGGCGGGGTTTGCCGGGGTCGTCCAGCCAGTAGGAGACCGGCTGGACGTCGGAAAGGGATTTCGTCCACTGATTACCACGGGTCATGGCGCTTGGGGCCATGATTTCAACTCCCTACAAAGGTGACGAGCGTTATGCCTTCTGCCTGTTCCGGCGATTTCCGATGATCATTCCGGACAGGACGAACAGTACGGCGACGAGGAACATGGCCGTACCGATGACATTGATCTGAACGGGTGTTCCGCGCTGTGCCGAACCCCAGACGAACATGGGGAACGTGACGGTCGAGCCCGCGTTGAAATTGGTGATGATGAAATCGTCGAAGGAGAGCGCGAAGGCCAGCAGCGCGCCCGCGGCGATTCCGGGGGCCGCGATGGGCAGGGTGACGCGCAGGAACGTCTGCGCCGGGCCGGCGTAGAGGTCCTGGGCGGCCTGCTCCAGGCGCGGGTCCATCGACATGACACGGGCCTTGACGGCCGTCACGACGAAGCTGAGGCAGAACATGATGTGGGCGATCAGGATCGTCCAGAAGCCGAGCTGGGCGCCCATGTTGAGGAACAGGGTCAGCAGCGAGGCGGCCATGACGACCTCGGGCATCGCCATCGGCAGGAAGATCAGCGAGTTCACGGCGCCGCGTGCGCGGAAGCGGTAGCGGACGAGCGCGAAGGCGATCATCGTGCCGAGGACGGTGGCCCCGATCGTCGCCCAGACGGCGATCTGGAGGCTGAGTCCGAGCGAGCCGCACATGTCGGCGACGCCGCACGGATCCTTCCAGGCGTCCGTGGAGAACTGCTGCCACTCGTAATTGAAGCGGCCCTTCGGCTTGTTGAAGGAGAACACGGTGACGACGACGTTCGGCAGCAGCAGATAGCCGAGGGTCAGCAGTCCCGCGATGACGACGAGATGGCGCTTGAACCAGGTGACGACGGACATTTAGACCAGATCCTCCGTCCCGGACCGGCGGATGTAGACCGTGACCATGAGCAGGATCGCGGCCATGAGGATGAAGGAGAGGGCGGCGGCCGTCGGATAGTCCAGGATCCTCAGGAACTGGGTCTGGATGACGTTGCCGATCATGCGGGTGTCGGTCGATCCGAGGAGTTCCGCGTTCACGTAGTCACCGGCCGCCGGGATGAAGGTGAGGAGCGTTCCGGAGACCACGCCGGGCATCGACAGCGGGAAGGTGACCTTGCGGAAGGTCGTCCACGGCTTCGCGTACAGGTCGCCCGCGGCCTCGTGCAGCCGGCCGTCGATGCGCTCCAGCGAGGTGTAGAGCGGAAGGATCATGAACGGCAGGAAGTTGTACGTCAGACCGCACACGACGGCGAGTGGTGTCGCCAGGACCCGGTCGCCGGCGGTCCAGCCGAGCCAGTCCGTGACGCTCAGGACGTGCAACGCGTTCAGCGTGTGCACGACCGGGCCGCTGTCGGCCAGGATCGTCTTCCAGGCCAGGGTGCGGATCAGGAAGCTGGTGAAGAACGGGGCGATCACCAGGATCATGATCAGGTTGCGCCAGCGGCCCGCGCGGAAGGCGATCAGATAGGCCAGCGGGTAGCCGAGCAGCAGGCACAGGACCGTGGCGGCGGCCGCGTAGAGGACCGAGCGCAGGAACTGCGGCCAGTACTCGGTGAGCGAGTCCCAGTAGGTCACGAAGTGCCAGGTGACCTTGTAGCCCGACTCCAGGGAGCCCGTCTGCACGGACGTGGAGGCCTGGTAGATCATCGGCAGCGCGAAGAAGACGACCAGCCAGAGCAGGCCGGGCAGCAGCAGCCAGTACGGGGTCCATTTGCCGCGCTTGCGCGGCGGCTTCTTCTCGGGGATCGGCGTCACGGGTGGCGCCTCGGTGACGACGGCCATCAGGCGGCCTCCTCCTCGGCCGTGTCGACACCCGCGGAGCCCGCTGTCCCGGCAAGCAGGGACTGAGCCGCGTCGAGACCGAACGTGTGCGCCGGGCTCCAGTGCAGGACGACTTCCGCGCCGGGCACCAGCCGGGAGTCGCGCTCGATGTTCTGGGCGTAGACCTCGAACTCGGGGCACACGGGGCTGTCGATGACGTACTGCGTGGAGACGCCGATGAAGCTGGAGTCGGCGATCCTGCCGGTGATCCGGTTGCGGCCGACGGGTATCTCGCCGGCGTCGTCGGCGTGCGTGAGGGTGATCTTCTCCGGGCGGACACCGACGAGCACCTTGCCGCCGGGGCGCGCCGGGGCGGAACAGCGTGCCTCGGGCAGCACCAGCTTGCCGCCGCCCGCCTTCAGGACGATGTCCGTGCCGCTCGTGGAGTCGACCTCGGCCTCGATGAGGTTCGAGGTGCCGAGGAAGTTGGCGACGAACGTGGTGTTCGGGTTCTCGTAGAGGTCGGCGGGCGCGCCGAGCTGTTCGACACGGCCCGCGTTCATCACGGCGACCGTGTCGGCCATGGTCATGGCCTCCTCCTGGTCGTGCGTGACATGGACGAAGGTGATGCCGACCTCGGTCTGGATCCGCTTGAGCTCAAGCTGCATCTGGCGGCGCAGCTTGAGGTCGAGGGCGCCCAGCGGCTCGTCGAGGAGCAGCACCTTGGGGTGGTTGATCAGGGCGCGGGCGACGGCGACACGCTGCTGCTGGCCGCCGGAGAGCTGGTGGGGCTTCTTGCGCGCCTGCTCGCCGAGCTGGACGAGGTCGAGCATGTCGTCGACCTGCTTCTTGACGCTCTTGATCCCGCGCCGGCGCAGGCCGAAGGCGACGTTCTCGAAGATGTCCAGGTGCGGGAAGAGCGCGTACGACTGGAAGACGGTGTTCACCGGCCGCTTGTACGGCGGCAGGTTCGTCACCTCCTGGTCGCCGAGGTGCACGGTGCCGGAGGAAGGTTCCTCCAGACCGGCGATCATGCGCAGGGTGGTGGTCTTGCCGCAGCCCGAGGCACCGAGCAGGGCGAAGAAGGAGCCGTGCGGCACGGTCAGGTCGAGCGGTTGTACGGCCGTGAAGCCGTTGTCGTAGGTCTTGCTGATCCCGGTGAGGCGGACGTCGCCGCTGTTCTCTGTCGTCATGATCGTCACGCCCCTGTGAGCTTCGCGAACTTCTCTTCGTAGGCCGTCTCTTCCTTCGCGCTCAGTGAGCGGAAGGCGTGGGACCGGGCCTGCATGGCCTTGTCGGGGACGATCAGCGGGTTGTTCGCCGCGTCCTGGTCGATCTTGGCGAGGTAGGGCTTCACTCCTTCGACCGGAGTCGCGTAGTTGATGTACGCGGCGAGCTCGGCGGCCTGCTGAGGCTCGTAGTAGAAGTCGATCAGCCGCTCGGCGTTCGTCTTGTGACGCGCCCTGTTGGGGACCAGCAGGTTGTCGGTCGACGTCATGTAGCCGCTGTCCGGGATGACGAAGTCGACGTCCGGGCTGTCGTTCTTGAGCTGGACGATGTCGCCGGCCCAGGCCACACAGGCCGCGATGTCGCCCTTGGTCAGGTCGGACGTGTAGTCGTTCCCGGTGAAGCGGCGGATCTGGCCCTTGTCGACGGCCTTCTGGAGCCGGGCTGTCGCCGCGTCGAAGTCGTCGTCGGTGAACTTCGCCGGGTCCTTGCCCATGTCGAGCAGGGTCATGCCCATGGTGTCGCGCATCTCGGACAGGAACGAGACCCGGCCCTTCAGCTTCGGGTTGTCGAGGAGGTCGGAGACCGACTTCACCTCGATCCCGTCGAGCGCCTTCTTGTTGAAGGCGACGATCGTCGGGATGCCCTGCCACGGGTACGAGTAGGCGCGTCCCGGGTCCCAGTCCGGATTGCGGAACTGCGGCGACAGGTTGGTGTAGGCGTGCGGCAGGTTGGACGGGTCGAGCTTCTGGACCCAGCCGAGGCGGATCACGCGCGCGGCCAGCCAGTCGGTGAGGACCATCAGGTCGCGGCCGGTGTCCTGGCCCGCCGCGAGCTGCGGCTTGATCTTGGCGAAGAACTCGTTGTTGTCGTTGATGTCCTCGGTGTACTTCACCGAGATACCGGTCCGCCTGCGGAAGGTGTCCAGCGTCGGATGGTGCTTGCCGCTGTCGTCGAGGTCGATGTACTCGGTCCAGTTGGAGAAGTTGAGGGTCTTCTCCGTGGCCGAGTGGTCCTGGGCGGACGTGCCGCCCTGGGTCCTGCCGGCCGCGGGGATCCCGCAGCCGCTCAGTGCCCCGAGGCCGCCGACGGCCAGCGCACCGCCCGCCGAGGCGCGCAGCAGTGACCGGCGGGTGAGGGCCGCCCTGCCGTTCCGGAAGCTGCGCCGCATGGCGGCCAGTTGTACCGGGGACAGGCGTTCGGGCTCGTACTGCTCCATGCTCTGATGCCCTTTCGGAAGGGTCGCGGCCGTGGTCGCGGCCTGGTCTGCCACAGGGCCGTAGCGGGTGGACGTGCTACGGCCGGTCCCCGAAGACCGTGCGGTGCCAGTCCTTCCTGGCCACCGCGGTGTTGTCGAACATGACGTGCTTGACCTGTGTGTACTCCTCGAAGGAGTAGGCGGACATGTCCTTGCCGAAGCCGGACGCCTTGTAACCGCCGTGCGGCATCTCGCTGATGATCGGAATGTGGTCGTTGACCCACACGCAGCCGGCCTTGATCTCGCGGGTCGCGCGGTTGGCACGGTAGACATCACGGGTCCAGGCGGAGGCCGCGAGTCCGTACGGTGTGTCGTTGGCCAGCGCGATGCCCTCTTCGTCGGTGTCGAAGGGGAGCACCACGAGGACCGGGCCGAAGATCTCGGCCTGCACGATCTCGCTGTCCTGCCCGGCGTCGGCGACGAGCGTGGGCGCATAGTACGCACCGCTCTTGAGCTCCCCCTGTGGTGCCTCCCCGCCGGTGACCACGCGCGCGTAGCCGCGGGCCCGGTCGACGAATCCGGCGACGCGGTCGCGCTGGGCGTGCGAGATGAGCGGGCCGAGGTCGGTGCCGGGCGCGAAGGGGTCGCCCACGCGGACGCTCGCCATCAGGGCGCCGGTGCGCTCCACGAACGCTTCGTAGAGCGGCCTCTGCACGTACGCGCGCGTGGCGGCCGTGCAGTCCTGGCCCGTGTTGATGAGCGAGCCGGCGACCGCGCCGTGCACGGCGGCCTCCAGGTCCGCGTCGTCGAAGACGAGGAAGGGTGCCTTGCCGCCGAGTTCCAGGTGGAGGCGCTTGACGGTCGAGGTGGCGATCTCGGCGACGCGCTTGCCGACGGCGGTCGACCCGGTGAAGGACGTCATGGCGACGTCGGGGTGGCCGACGAGGTGCTCACCGGCCTCCTTGCCCAGGCCCGTGACGATGTTGATGACGCCGTCCGGGATGCCCGCGTGGGTGGCCGCCTCGGCGAACAGCAGGGAGGTGAGCGGGGTCAGTTCGGCGGGCTTCAGCACGATCGTGTTGCCGGCCGCGACGGCGGGGAGGATCTTCCATGCGGCCATCTGGAGCGGGTAGTTCCAGGGCGCGATGGAGCCGACGACGCCGATGGGTTCCCTGCGTACGTACGAGGTGTGGTC
This genomic interval carries:
- a CDS encoding gamma-aminobutyraldehyde dehydrogenase, giving the protein MHNPGHRFQAQDRLADGAQYIGGRLTKGTSGRTHAVVNPATGEEVYTYELAGTADVDAAVAAARAAFPGWAGATPGERSDALHRFAAVLAERAEEFAQAESLQCGKPLKLTREFDVPGTIDNTAFFAGAARHLQGQSAGEYSGDHTSYVRREPIGVVGSIAPWNYPLQMAAWKILPAVAAGNTIVLKPAELTPLTSLLFAEAATHAGIPDGVINIVTGLGKEAGEHLVGHPDVAMTSFTGSTAVGKRVAEIATSTVKRLHLELGGKAPFLVFDDADLEAAVHGAVAGSLINTGQDCTAATRAYVQRPLYEAFVERTGALMASVRVGDPFAPGTDLGPLISHAQRDRVAGFVDRARGYARVVTGGEAPQGELKSGAYYAPTLVADAGQDSEIVQAEIFGPVLVVLPFDTDEEGIALANDTPYGLAASAWTRDVYRANRATREIKAGCVWVNDHIPIISEMPHGGYKASGFGKDMSAYSFEEYTQVKHVMFDNTAVARKDWHRTVFGDRP